ACCGAGAACGGTTCCCAAGTTTATGGTTTGTTCCATGGAACGGATGAATTCTTCCCGGCAATCCACGTATCCGGAATAGTCGACCTCGCTGACCCCAATAAAGATGTCGGTAATATCAAGAGCGTCGGCGTAGGAGGCTGCCACGGAAAGAAATACCATGTTTCGGGCGGGAACGTACGTGTCCGGGATGGTCGTCCGGTTTATATCCCCGTCGTGAATGTCCATCTTCTCGTCCGTGAGGGAACAGCCGTCCCATTGATTCAGCATGATTTTTACGAATTTGTGTTCTTTTACCCCGGCGGCTTTTGCCACGGCTTTTGCCGCTTTTATCTCTTTATCGTGTTTTTGCCCGTACTCGAAGGTGATAGCATATAATTCATCAAATCCTTGCTCTTGGGCAACGTATAGGGCTGTCGTTGAATCCAGTCCCCCGGATAGTAAAACAAGCGCTTTTTTCATGATCTTCCTTTCTCCTGTTATTTATAGTTGCAAAGGTAATATATTTCGGGTTACGATCAACAAGAAATGGAATGGGTAATAAATAAGACTTTTTGTCAGTTTTTTGAGCGTCGTGAATCTTGCCGTACGGTATTAATCCCGTTTGTTTTGGTCTTCCTGTCATTATTTTTACTTGTGTAAAACTTTTTTTGTTTACTATTTTTTGTTGACTAATTAGCTCTTATTTCACCTATTTATTTTATATTTGTCAGATACTAATATTTGAAAATCGAAGAGTGTTCATCTTTTTTAATGACTAATTCATATTTGATATGTTTGGAAAGAAAAAGAATGAAGATGACTCTGAAAAATTAATGAAAGTCAGTGCTGACAACCTGACAATGATTACAATAGGGACGATAGTGAAAGGGACAATCACTATTGCTGGAGGATTACATCTGGAGGGAACGTTAGAGGGAGATATTATTTGCAAAGGGAAAGTTGTGATTGGTCCACAAGGAAAAGTCAAGGGAAATGTGAACTGTGACACCGCGGTGTTGTATGGTTTGTTGCAAGGAGATGTTCGTGCGACGAATGAACTGTACATGAAATCCGGGTGCATGGTAAAAGGTGATGTTTACACGCGTAAGCTGGAAATAGAGCCGAATGCCGGATTCGATGGTGTTTGTAATACCACCGGGATGAATGTCCCCGTGAAGGAAAAGAACACCAAAGTGGAAAAGGTCATGGTGGTGGAGGAGAAGTAGCCTTAGACTGGATTCTCTTAAAAATAGACTTTTAATTTTCTCCTGGTTTGGATGTACGATTTTACGACAAGTGAATGGTCGGTTGTTGAAATGTTTGCATAAATAGCTAATTGGCATATGTTTGATTATGTGTCGGTTGGGTTAAATTATAAAACACTATAAATTGAAATCTAAACAGATAGAAGATGAAACGAGAATTTTTAACACAGTTTATGGAGCGACTTATTGTCGAGTTGGAACGAGAGCAGCGAGATGGTACTGCTCATGTTTATCAGAGTACTTTGAAACGGTTGAAGAAATTTGCGAATGGGCGCGAAGTTAGTTTTAAGCAATTGACCCCGGAATGGTTATCTCAATTCGAGCGGAAATTGTTGTCCGACCAGTTGAAATGGAATTCTATTTCAACATATATGCGGACGCTGAGATCCGTTTATAACCAAGCGGTTGAACGAGGGATTGCCTCTTATATACCCCGTCTTTTCAGCCGGGTACATACCGGGATTGATTGTCAGGTGAAAAGGGCAGTTTCCCCGGAGGTGATCTGTCGGTTGATGACAGATAAAAAGCCTTTGCCTGAACGGCTTTCTTTTACCCGGGATATGTTTGTCCTGCTGTTTTTGTTACGCGGGATGCCTTTTGTGGATCTGGCATTTTTGCGTAAATGTGATTTGCAGGGGAACGTGATTGTTTATCACCGGCACAAGACGAGACGAAAACTGACTGTCGTGGTTTGCCCCGAGGCGATGGCCATTATCGAGAAATACAGGGATATGTATCCTGATTCTCCTTATTTGCTCCCTATTATTCAGGACCCCAAGCAGGACGAGTACCGGCAGTATTCCAGGATGTTGCGTCTGCATAACTACCGTTTGCGGCAAGTCGGGTATTTCCTGAAGATTAGAGAGCAATTAAGTACTTACGTGGCGCGCCATACTTGGGCAACCACGGCGTTACGACAGAATTATAATTCCAGCCTGATTTGTGACGCGATGGGACATTCATCGGTAAAGGTGACCGAGACTTATTTCCAGCGTTACCGGGAGGATGAGGTGAATCAATTAAATAATGCACTTGTGGCTTTTGTTCTATCCAAGAAAGTGTTGTGTTGAGAATAATATAGGAATTATGTGATGTCAAGAAGGTAAATGTCTGACAATTAGTCAGAAAAAAATCCGTTACTTTGTAGATAACGGAATCTTTTAATGAGTGCAAATTTATATATATATTTTTATTATTTCAAATAATGCGACGATTATTTTTCAATAGATGATAAAATAATTCAATTTTTTTTGAGTAGTAGTTTTTTTGGAGACAAAAAAACTATTACCCACCTTGATTTTCTAAAAGATGGGCGGAGTTCAGATCGCCTTTCCCGGACTACAAAAATTCATTATATAAATAATAACCCGCCGAAAGACCCCTTTTTATTTGAAATTTTATGTTTTACCGTTACCTACAAAGTAACGGTAAATTTAAATAGTGTGTAGTAAAAATTTTTGATGACATTCTGTCAGATTTCAAATGTTAGGTAATTTTAAAGAATGGGTTATGAAAAAAAGATTTAGTTTATTATGGTCATTGCTTGCAATGGTGGTAGTGTGTGCTTGTTCAAAGAGTGGTGGTTCGGATTATCCGGATCCGGAAAAGGCCGGTTTAACGTTTCAGGTTACTTTTGACAAAACCGGTATGGAAGGAAGAGCTCCACAATCTACGGCAATTCCGGAAACTTCATGGGCAAATGTCAAACAATTACAATTCTTTTTGTACAACGCGTCCGGTCAAGTGGTTTATTCAACGATCGTGAATCCTTCAAGTGCGTTGACTACTTTCACGTACACGGACGTACCGGTAGGTACCGGTTACACGTTAGTTGCTGTTGCGAACGTGAAAAGTTCTTCGGATGCAGTCACTACTTATATTGATGGAGGTACAACTCCAACTGAATGGACGATGTGGAATGTGCGCCAGAAGACTCTCTCGAATTTGGTGATAGAGCATGCAGATGGAGCTTTCCCGACGTTCTGTTCAACTAAACTGACTACCGCTGGTAATAGTGCTTATACGGAGCCGTCGGAGATCTTTATGGGATCTGCAACGGGTATAGATGTTGCAGCCGGAACGACGACTCCCGTGTCGGCCATTGCTCTGAAACGTGAAGTAGCCATGATGCGTGTTCGTTTGAATGTAAAAGATAGCGAAACGGATAATTTGAACACGGTTAATTTCACGCAGGATGCTTCTATCATGATTTATCGTTTACCGGATAACATGAAAATTGGGGCAGCAAATGCAGGTGGAGTGAGTGCAACGTCAACCGATGCCAATATATTGGCTATAAAGGACGGAACTATTTTTAACACGGCCGATCCTGCTTCAGGATATAACCCGAAGGTTATTCTGAAGGATAATTTCACGATGTGGAGAGATGTTATCGTGTGGCCGAATAATGGAGGACGTGCTATTAATGGAGCATCAACAGCAGACGCTTCTGTCGATCGTCAGTATTTTATCGTTGTTTCCGGACGTGGAAAAGCAGGTCATATTTTGGCAAACGGGGATGAGATGTCTACTGACGGTCCTGTTTATTGGTCTGGTTTGATTAAAGAGAACTTTACACCAAACACGATTCGTGAAGTGAACTTGACTTTACGTTCAGGAGGTACTACAGACGTGCCGACAAAACCTAGAGCAGAAGGTGGTTTGACAATTGGTGTTTCAGCTCCGGAAGCTTGGAGTAGTAATATCGTAGAATCAGCACTTACACTGTAAAAGAATTCCTTTTTATACACTCAAGATGATTTGCCTGGGAGCAGGACCTCTGCTCCCGGGGAATCTGAAATAAGTGTAAAATCAACAAAAATATTAAATATGGGAAAGAACAGACTTCTCATAGCATTTACGGGTGTGATTATCCTGCTCCTGCTCGCGTCATGTACCTATGATTATTTTAAAGATGAAACCAATTACCAGGTTTACGTACCCGAAGTGGTGGATAATAAGGTTAGTGACTGTCGTGTACTGGTTTATGACGAGACAGGAACATTGGTGGGAGCGCGTTACGAGGCTGCCCCGTGGAAAGATCCCCGTATGAGAGCAGGGTTGTTTAGTTTCAGATTACCCCCTGGTGAATATAAGGTCTATTGTTATACGAATACGGATAGTCTTTCATTTGTGGATGAACAACAACTGGAAACCTCTGCTTTTATGCTGAATAATAGCAGTTCCGGGGAGAATCATTACGTGCATCCTTCGGACGTGTTATTCCAGAAGTTTGTGCCTGTAATCGATCACCCGGGAATTTTGCGTACAGACACGGTGGAGTTGGAGCATTACACAGGAAGAGTAACCGTGCGTTTTAAGAATTTTCCGGGCGACGTGTCACGCATAGTAAACGTGCAATTGTTGGCAGAAGGGGCGTCCTCCGTGCAGTATTTGAAAAATGATACAATAGCTGGTCGGCAGACCCCGGATGATCATATGTTTCATTTCGGAGAGTTACCGGAACAGACGACTGCTGATTATCTGGAAGTGGATCATCGTTATTTACCGTCTGTTGAAGGCGAATTTATGAGGCTGAATTATACATTCCTGGACCGTGACGGTGTTGCCGTCAATCATTTACCGGTGGAAGTGAAAGATAAACTGACCGGTTTGCCACTCAGGCTATTGCATGGCCAGCGTATTATTATTGAAATCGATTCTTACGTCGTGGTCAAAGTTTCGATCGTGGGATGGAATGAAGATATTGAGAGTGGAAATACGAACATGGAATGATGTGATATTCATGAATAAAGAGAATAATATGAAACCAGTTGTACGATATATTTTACTTGTTTCCGTTTTGCTTTGTTTATTTGGCGGGGTACGGGCGCAAAGTGTTAAGGTAAATGTACCTTTATGGTTGACCGGTTCACCTAATATCGGTTTTGAGTACACGTTAACGCGACAGCTCACGGTGAATGCCGAGGGGGCGTGGTTACCGTATATGTTTAAGAAGAATGAAGAAGTTTTTCGAGTGTTAATGGGGGCCGCGGAGTTACGATACTATTGGAACCCGCAAAATTTTTACACGAATGATTCATGGGATGGGTTTTATATCGGTCCTTACGCCATGTATGGCACTTTTAATATCGGGTTGTTGAAACACAATGACCCGCTCCGGAGTTATCGCCGGAAAGGATGGGGGGTATCGGGAGGTATTACTTTCGGGTACAAATATGCTTTTAACTCCCGTCTGGCGCTGGATATGAATATCGGTGTTGGATATGCTCATTTCCAGTATGATAAATATAAACTAGGAGGAGAATACGTGAATTTCCCGTTGGAACTCAAGAAGACCAAGCAATGGATTGGTCCGACGAAGTTCGGCGTGAGTCTTACATACAATATATTCCGCTAGTGTTACAGATAAAATGTTGCTGAAAATGAGAAAAAAGAAGATACAAATTCTCTTGTCGGTTGCCGTGTTTCTTTTCCTGATGGATGGAGCGCTTCCTGTGAAAGCACAGGAACGTAAGCTGGGACGTGTGGAAAGACGGGCTGACCGTAATTTTGTAAGGCAGAAGTTTAATAAAGCGATGGCGCAGTATGAAACGGCTCTTAAAAAAGAAGAGAATATGCAAAATCAAGCCGCTCTTCATTTGAAGATTGCGCGCTTGTATTTCATGGTACGGGATTATAGCTGGGCTATCGGGCATTACGAGAAGGCGATGGAGCTGGAACGGAATTTATTCCTCGTGGATGACGTGTGTGACTACATAGATGCGTTGCGTTTTCAAGGTCAGGCACGGAAAGCCGAGGCGATCTGTCTGGATAATGCTTATCGAGATCAGTATAGCAGGTATCAACGCTACCAGAATACACTGGAGGCTCTTGCCATGCGTCATTCCGTGCAGGAATTCCCCGGATTCACGGCCAAACGGTTGTCTTTGAACACGCCGAATGCCGAGTTCTGGATTGGAAATTACGGGGAACAACCTTTCTATGCCATTAGTTACAGTAAGTTTAACGATCCCGGAAAGTTGTTTTTCCATCGTACTCACTATTACGAGTTGAAGGAGGCTGGGGAAAAGGTGATGTCACAGAAATCACCGAGATATTCCGATTATTTCCGGAAGATTCCGGTGGATTTGCAGAATGGACCGGTAACGTTTTCTCCGGATATGCAGGTGATGGTGACCACGGTGATCGAGTACGATAAAAAGAATGTATCGGTGGAGATGGTGGACAAAAAACATCGTCCTTTCCGTACTAAATTGTACTATTCCGTGATCAAGAGCCAGAGTAAACGTTTTGGAAGGTACATTCCGGTTTTCCCGCAAGACCCGGAAAATTCGTATGCTCATCCTTACTTGTTTAATGACGGGAAATCGTTGTTGTTCACTTCTGATATGCCGGGAGGATTTGGCGGGTTTGACTTGTACGTTGTTCATTGGGACGAAGAGACACAGGAGTGGGGAACCCCGATGAATTTGGGTGCGGATGTCAACACGGAAGGGAACGAGATTTTTCCCGTACTTTATGAAGGACGTCTTATTTTTTCCTCTAACGGGTTACCGGGTTTCGGAGGATATGACCTGTTTAATGCCGACTACGATCAAGAGGGAGTAGTTCCGGGCAGCGTGCGTCATTTTCCTTATCCGGTGAATTCGGTTTTCAACGACTATTTTATGTGTCCGCTGGATTTACGAACCGCTTATTTTGTTTCGGACCGGGAAATGGAGTCCCGGGATGATATTTATTATCTGCAAACCGAGGAAGATTTGGGGACCCTGCAGGGAGATCCTCATTTCGGAATGAGCGAGGAAAGCGCGATTCTGGGCGGGGCTTTATTACTGAACGGGACCACGGAATCGGTTACCAAGGAAACTATTTCAATAAAACGATATGCACCGGAAGGTTTGCTAATGACTCTTTATTTTGATTTCGATTCGGATAAATTGACTCGAGAATCCATTCAATGCCTGGAGCAGTTTATTAATGAAATGGGTTCCTATTATTTCTCTGAATTGAGATTTGACGGTTTCGCTGACGAAATGGGTAGTGACAATTACAACTATGCCTTGTCAGCAAGAAGGGCAAAGAGTGTTGCCGAGTTTTTACGGGATCATGGTGTCAATGTGGATTTCAATATAAAGGCTCACGGCAAGGTGAGACTTTCTCCGGAGGAGATGAAGGAAGAGATGGGAAATCAAGCGGAGGGAAATATTGACTGGATTCAGGTGAATCGTAAGGCGAGACGTGTTGAGATATATCATAAGAGGTAGAATTAAAAAGTAAACGATAATATGAAGAAGACGAGAATTCATAGAGTGTGGATATTGTTCCTGCTGAGCGTGATCACTTGTTTGCAGGTGAAAGCCCAGTATATGCCGGTGGTGTTCGATAAAGTATATGGTGATAAAAATCAGATTCAACTGGTTTGCCCGCTACCCGGTGATGAAGTAGCTTTAGTTGGTAAAGAAGGTCAAAAATATAACTTGACATGGGTGGAACGGGAAGGAGACGTGGTTTTTTCACTTCCATTGACAGGCTTTACCGCGGTGAACGAGATTGTGGAGTTGGATAACAGCCGGGTTTTGGTGGTTGGACAGTCTAGTGTGCCGAATGTAAAGGTAAAAAGGATAAAATTACTTTATGTGGACGTATCGTGGTGATTAATCGAGGCGGACGTATCGTTACCGATATTTATGCCGGGGATCAAGGAAGTAATTTTCTGAAAGGTATGCTGCTGCGGAGCGGGGCGTTTGTGGTGTCCGGTTCGGAGCCGAAAGGGGCGGACGGTCGTCAGGGAATCCTGTTGAAACTGGACCCGACGGGTAGCGTGGTTTACCAGTATAAAAATGCCGGGGGTGGTTATTGTGACCAGTTTGCGGTGATGGAAATTCGATTGAATACATTTGTGCGGCATTCTCTGCCGGAAAGGATAAGGAGCAAGCTCTCGTGGTTCGTCTGGATGATAAGGGAAAACCTTATTACATGACGACGATCCCGGCAAAACAGTTTGTCGTGACCGGGTTGAATGCCAATATTAATGACGGTTCGGTGCTTGTGATCGGTAATTCACCGACAGATGGGGGGATTATTTACAAGATTCGTCCGGAGGGGGACATCGTGTTTGCGAAGAATATGATTCCTGCCAACCAAGGGGCCACTATGCTGGATCATCTTCAGGTGGCCCGTAATGGTAATATTCTGGTTGGAGGTAGCGGAAGTCAAGGATATTATGCTTTGTTGCGTAATGACGGAACAGCCTTGTATTCGGGTACGTCCAAGGGGAATGTACGGGGAATCGGGATGAACCCGGCAACCGGGGAGTCCGTGGTGACGACATACGACATGGGCGGACGTCGAGGTACGTTTATACGTATTCACCCGACCGGGAAAGTGGAGTTCGAGCGTTCACTGGATGGTAATTTTGACAAAATGAAAGTAACCAACAGCGGGGAGATTTTATTGTTATCTTCTTCTGAAGGACGGGTTTGTATGTTTTCGTCCACGGGTGAAAAGGAGTTTGACCGTTACGTGACGGATAATAAACCGACGGCTTATCGTCAGGCGTATACTGCTTCATCCGGGGAGTTACTTTTCCTGGGAGCGGGAGGTCGTCTCGTGAAACTGGGACATGGTCTTTATGTTCGGACGTGAAGATCACGAAACCGGTGAATGGAATAGCCACGGCTATTTTTACCGTGACTCTGACCGGGTATGCCACGACGAAAGAAGGTGCGCCAATTCCGGTAAGCGTGGGATATGCTACCCAAGAGAAAACGGCTAATATTGCGAATAATTTTACACCGGTGAAAGGAAAGCTTTCGTTTACCCCGTCACGGGGAACGGCCGACCGTTATCTGGTAAAACAGGATATAGAGGTGTCCGTGAAAGCGAATAATTTGATCGAGGGGATGAAAGAGTTTGAACTCGTACTTTCGGATGCACAGCAAAGTTATCTGGTGAAACCCGTGGGTAAAGCGGTGATCGAGGATCAACAGGCTGTTGTTAAGATGGTTCGCACGGAACAGGAGAAGAGGGAACAAAAGATATTTTATACGAGCTTGGGTTGTTCAACCGGATGGAACTCCTTTAATGAATTCGACGGGAGCCAATATCATCGTGGATGGTATTTACGGGAAGGAACGGCTGATGCCCTTGATTTCGATATGGGATTAACCCCGAGAGTGATATTTGCCAATGGATCACAGAAATCATCGTTCTCGGTGAAAACGTTGGAGGATACCCGTTATGAATTACCCAAGACGGTCGTGATTAACTTTAATAAAGTACATTGTCTGAGTGGTTCGAACGTGGCTTTTGAAGGGGAGTTGTTGAGTTGTAGCGGGGTGGTTGTCGATCAACCGGCACGTTTAATGATAGCTTCCCTTGGCGATCACAGATTGAACAATAATGTTGTATCGGATTCTTCACGGTGTCTTTGGTGCGGGCTTCTGACGGGGCTTTGCTGACGAATGCTACCGGAAGTGATGTTATCGTGAATTGTGTGACGGTTCCTGATGCTTCGGCTAAAGAAGGTAAAGACTTTGTGTTTACGAATATGCATGATCTCCGCATCAGTGGTGACGGAAATCATAGTTCTGCGAACGTGTATGGTGTGGTGCTATATAGTACGGATGCAGCGGAAAAACAAGTGAAGTTGAAAATCAAGTCTGTAACTCAACCCACGGGCGCGCAACCGATCAGTGTTTCTGATGCAGAAGCTACGGCCGAGTTTACGATCCGTAAATAAACAAATTCTACTCCCTTCGGGGAGGTAGTGAATGAAAAAAGAGAATTATGGCAGGAAAATATATAAACATATTGTTAGCGGGTTATTGACTATTCTCCTACTAG
The window above is part of the Butyricimonas paravirosa genome. Proteins encoded here:
- the queC gene encoding 7-cyano-7-deazaguanine synthase QueC, which encodes MKKALVLLSGGLDSTTALYVAQEQGFDELYAITFEYGQKHDKEIKAAKAVAKAAGVKEHKFVKIMLNQWDGCSLTDEKMDIHDGDINRTTIPDTYVPARNMVFLSVAASYADALDITDIFIGVSEVDYSGYVDCREEFIRSMEQTINLGTVLGAEKKQKITLHAPFMHMTKADEVHLGNRLGVDYSLTWTCYRGDEKPCGTCDSCLLRAKAFEEAGIKDPLFNGK
- a CDS encoding polymer-forming cytoskeletal protein, producing MFGKKKNEDDSEKLMKVSADNLTMITIGTIVKGTITIAGGLHLEGTLEGDIICKGKVVIGPQGKVKGNVNCDTAVLYGLLQGDVRATNELYMKSGCMVKGDVYTRKLEIEPNAGFDGVCNTTGMNVPVKEKNTKVEKVMVVEEK
- a CDS encoding tyrosine-type recombinase/integrase translates to MKREFLTQFMERLIVELEREQRDGTAHVYQSTLKRLKKFANGREVSFKQLTPEWLSQFERKLLSDQLKWNSISTYMRTLRSVYNQAVERGIASYIPRLFSRVHTGIDCQVKRAVSPEVICRLMTDKKPLPERLSFTRDMFVLLFLLRGMPFVDLAFLRKCDLQGNVIVYHRHKTRRKLTVVVCPEAMAIIEKYRDMYPDSPYLLPIIQDPKQDEYRQYSRMLRLHNYRLRQVGYFLKIREQLSTYVARHTWATTALRQNYNSSLICDAMGHSSVKVTETYFQRYREDEVNQLNNALVAFVLSKKVLC
- a CDS encoding FimB/Mfa2 family fimbrial subunit, with protein sequence MKKRFSLLWSLLAMVVVCACSKSGGSDYPDPEKAGLTFQVTFDKTGMEGRAPQSTAIPETSWANVKQLQFFLYNASGQVVYSTIVNPSSALTTFTYTDVPVGTGYTLVAVANVKSSSDAVTTYIDGGTTPTEWTMWNVRQKTLSNLVIEHADGAFPTFCSTKLTTAGNSAYTEPSEIFMGSATGIDVAAGTTTPVSAIALKREVAMMRVRLNVKDSETDNLNTVNFTQDASIMIYRLPDNMKIGAANAGGVSATSTDANILAIKDGTIFNTADPASGYNPKVILKDNFTMWRDVIVWPNNGGRAINGASTADASVDRQYFIVVSGRGKAGHILANGDEMSTDGPVYWSGLIKENFTPNTIREVNLTLRSGGTTDVPTKPRAEGGLTIGVSAPEAWSSNIVESALTL
- a CDS encoding FimB/Mfa2 family fimbrial subunit, whose protein sequence is MGKNRLLIAFTGVIILLLLASCTYDYFKDETNYQVYVPEVVDNKVSDCRVLVYDETGTLVGARYEAAPWKDPRMRAGLFSFRLPPGEYKVYCYTNTDSLSFVDEQQLETSAFMLNNSSSGENHYVHPSDVLFQKFVPVIDHPGILRTDTVELEHYTGRVTVRFKNFPGDVSRIVNVQLLAEGASSVQYLKNDTIAGRQTPDDHMFHFGELPEQTTADYLEVDHRYLPSVEGEFMRLNYTFLDRDGVAVNHLPVEVKDKLTGLPLRLLHGQRIIIEIDSYVVVKVSIVGWNEDIESGNTNME
- a CDS encoding DUF3575 domain-containing protein, coding for MKPVVRYILLVSVLLCLFGGVRAQSVKVNVPLWLTGSPNIGFEYTLTRQLTVNAEGAWLPYMFKKNEEVFRVLMGAAELRYYWNPQNFYTNDSWDGFYIGPYAMYGTFNIGLLKHNDPLRSYRRKGWGVSGGITFGYKYAFNSRLALDMNIGVGYAHFQYDKYKLGGEYVNFPLELKKTKQWIGPTKFGVSLTYNIFR
- a CDS encoding OmpA family protein: MRKKKIQILLSVAVFLFLMDGALPVKAQERKLGRVERRADRNFVRQKFNKAMAQYETALKKEENMQNQAALHLKIARLYFMVRDYSWAIGHYEKAMELERNLFLVDDVCDYIDALRFQGQARKAEAICLDNAYRDQYSRYQRYQNTLEALAMRHSVQEFPGFTAKRLSLNTPNAEFWIGNYGEQPFYAISYSKFNDPGKLFFHRTHYYELKEAGEKVMSQKSPRYSDYFRKIPVDLQNGPVTFSPDMQVMVTTVIEYDKKNVSVEMVDKKHRPFRTKLYYSVIKSQSKRFGRYIPVFPQDPENSYAHPYLFNDGKSLLFTSDMPGGFGGFDLYVVHWDEETQEWGTPMNLGADVNTEGNEIFPVLYEGRLIFSSNGLPGFGGYDLFNADYDQEGVVPGSVRHFPYPVNSVFNDYFMCPLDLRTAYFVSDREMESRDDIYYLQTEEDLGTLQGDPHFGMSEESAILGGALLLNGTTESVTKETISIKRYAPEGLLMTLYFDFDSDKLTRESIQCLEQFINEMGSYYFSELRFDGFADEMGSDNYNYALSARRAKSVAEFLRDHGVNVDFNIKAHGKVRLSPEEMKEEMGNQAEGNIDWIQVNRKARRVEIYHKR